The Lycium barbarum isolate Lr01 chromosome 10, ASM1917538v2, whole genome shotgun sequence genome includes a region encoding these proteins:
- the LOC132613964 gene encoding protein SRC2-like, producing MELRPLDIKIISAENIKNVNTFSKMDVYAEVSIPSYYTIATHKQKTFIDKNSGTNPKWNHSMKFTLDESSLTKPGLYLIIRLKSERTLGDKEIGEVSVPVNDLFNQSTSDGTTERFVEYPVITESGKPKGTLKFSYKFGEKFTAPEQERDVYHEPVTAYPAPMHGNSYPGVAYNEQNPGYGYPPAHQAGYPPAGYPPQAGAPGYGYPPQQPGYGYPPVQPAYGYPPVQPPKRNNNFGGMGLLNGLLIGDMVLDVGEICSW from the coding sequence ATGGAATTACGTCCATTAGACATCAAAATCATCTCCGCGGAGAACATCAAGAATGTCAACACTTTCTCAAAAATGGATGTTTATGCAGAAGTCTCCATCCCCAGCTACTATACCATAGCCACCCATAAGCAAAAAACCTTCATCGACAAGAACAGTGGCACAAACCCCAAGTGGAATCACTCAATGAAATTCACTCTTGATGAATCTTCCCTTACAAAACCAGGGCTTTACCTAATCATTCGTCTCAAATCTGAACGCACTTTAGGTGACAAAGAAATTGGTGAAGTCTCTGTTCCTGTTAATGACCTGTTTAATCAGTCCACTTCTGATGGCACAACTGAGAGGTTCGTTGAGTATCCAGTTATAACAGAAAGCGGAAAACCAAAGGGTACTTTAAAATTCTCTTACAAGTTTGGAGAAAAATTTACAGCACCTGAGCAAGAAAGAGATGTATATCATGAGCCTGTCACAGCTTATCCTGCACCAATGCATGGTAATTCATATCCTGGAGTGGCTTATAATGAGCAAAATCCAGGATACGGATATCCTCCAGCTCATCAAGCTGGGTATCCACCAGCCGGATACCCACCGCAAGCTGGTGCACCGGGTTATGGATATCCGCCACAACAACCAGGGTACGGGTATCCACCCGTACAGCCTGCGTACGGATATCCACCAGTGCAACCGCCTAAGAGGAATAACAATTTTGGAGGAATGGGTTTGCTTAACGGTTTGTTGATCGGTGATATGGTTTTGGATGTTGGAGAGATATGCTCATGGTGA
- the LOC132613965 gene encoding protein SRC2-like has protein sequence MELRPLDIKIISAENIKNVNTFSKMDVYAEVFIPSYCTIAAHKQKTFIDKNSGTNPKWNHSMKFTLDESSLTKPGLYLIIRLKSERTLGDRESGKVSVPINDLFNQSTSDGTTERFVEYPVIIESGKPKGTLKFSYKFGEKFTAPEQERDVYHEPVTAYPAPMHGNSYPGVAYNEQNPGYGYPPAHQAGYPPAGYPPQAGAPGYGYPPQQPGYGYPPVQPGYPPVQPPKRNNNFGGMGLLNGLLIGDMVLDVGEICSW, from the coding sequence ATGGAATTACGTCCATTAGACATCAAAATCATTTCCGCGGAGAACATCAAGAATGTCAACACTTTCTCAAAAATGGATGTTTATGCAGAAGTCTTCATCCCCAGCTACTGTACCATAGCCGCCCATAAGCAAAAAACCTTCATCGACAAGAACAGTGGCACAAACCCCAAGTGGAATCACTCAATGAAATTCACTCTTGATGAGTCTTCCCTTACAAAACCAGGGCTTTACCTAATCATTCGTCTCAAATCTGAACGCACTTTAGGTGACAGAGAAAGTGGTAAAGTCTCTGTTCCTATTAATGACCTGTTTAATCAGTCCACTTCTGATGGCACAACTGAGAGGTTCGTTGAGTATCCAGTTATAATAGAAAGCGGAAAACCAAAGGGTACTTTAAAATTCTCTTACAAGTTTGGAGAAAAATTTACAGCACCTGAGCAAGAAAGAGATGTATATCATGAGCCTGTCACAGCTTATCCTGCACCAATGCATGGTAATTCATATCCTGGAGTGGCTTATAATGAGCAAAATCCAGGATACGGATATCCTCCAGCTCATCAAGCTGGGTATCCACCAGCTGGATACCCACCGCAAGCTGGTGCACCGGGTTATGGATATCCGCCACAACAACCAGGGTACGGGTATCCACCCGTACAGCCTGGATATCCACCAGTGCAACCGCCTAAGAGGAATAACAATTTTGGAGGAATGGGTTTGCTTAACGGTTTGTTGATCGGTGATATGGTTTTGGATGTTGGAGAGATATGCTCATGGTGA
- the LOC132613966 gene encoding protein SRC2-like — translation MELRPLDIKIISAENIKNVNTFSKMDVYAEVSIPSYYTIAAHKQKTFIDKNSGTNPKWNHSMKFTLDESSLTKPGLYVIICLKSERTLGDREIDEVSGPINDLFNQSTSDGTTERFVEYPVITESGKPKGTLKFSYEFGEKFTAPEQKRDVYHEPVTAYPAPMHGNSYPGVAYNEQHPGYGYPPAHQAGYPPAGYPPQAGAPGYGYPPQQPGYGYPPVQPGYPPVQPPKRNNNFGGMGLLNGLLIGDMVLDVGEICSW, via the coding sequence ATGGAATTACGTCCATTAGACATCAAAATCATCTCTGCGGAGAACATCAAGAATGTCAACACTTTCTCAAAAATGGATGTTTATGCAGAAGTCTCCATCCCCAGCTACTATACCATAGCCGCCCATAAGCAAAAAACCTTCATCGACAAGAACAGTGGCACAAACCCCAAGTGGAATCACTCAATGAAATTCACTCTTGATGAATCTTCCCTTACAAAACCAGGGCTTTACGTAATCATTTGTCTCAAATCTGAACGCACTTtaggtgacagagaaattgatgaAGTCTCTGGTCCTATTAATGACCTGTTTAATCAGTCCACTTCTGATGGCACAACTGAGAGGTTCGTTGAGTATCCAGTTATAACAGAAAGCGGAAAACCAAAGGGTACTTTAAAATTCTCTTACGAGTTTGGAGAAAAATTTACAGCACCTGAGCAAAAAAGAGATGTATATCATGAGCCTGTCACAGCTTATCCTGCACCAATGCATGGTAATTCATATCCTGGAGTGGCTTATAATGAGCAACATCCAGGATACGGATATCCCCCAGCTCATCAAGCTGGGTATCCACCAGCTGGATACCCACCGCAAGCTGGTGCACCGGGTTATGGATATCCGCCACAACAACCAGGGTACGGGTATCCACCCGTACAGCCTGGATATCCACCAGTGCAACCGCCTAAGAGGAATAACAATTTTGGAGGAATGGGTTTGCTTAACGGTTTGTTGATCGGTGATATGGTTTTGGATGTTGGAGAGATATGCTCATGGTGA
- the LOC132613963 gene encoding protein SRC2-like: MELRPLDIKIISAENIKNVNTFSKMDVYAEVSIPSYYTIATHKQKTFIDKNSGTNPKWNHSMKFTLDESSLTKPGLYLIIRLKSKRTLGDKEIGEVSVPVNDLFNQSTSDGTTERFVEYPVITESGKPKGTLKFSYKFGEKFTAPEQERDVYHEPVTAYPAPMHGNSYPGVAYNEQNPGYGYPPAHQAGYPPAGYPPQAGAPGYGYPPQQPGYGYPPVQPAYGYPPVQPPKRNNNFGGMGLLNGLLIGDMVLDVGEICSW; encoded by the coding sequence ATGGAATTACGTCCATTAGACATCAAAATCATCTCCGCGGAGAACATCAAGAATGTCAACACTTTCTCAAAAATGGATGTTTATGCAGAAGTCTCCATCCCCAGCTACTATACCATAGCCACCCATAAGCAAAAAACCTTCATCGACAAGAACAGTGGCACAAACCCCAAGTGGAATCACTCAATGAAATTCACTCTTGATGAATCTTCCCTTACAAAACCAGGGCTTTACCTAATCATTCGTCTCAAATCTAAACGCACTTTAGGTGACAAAGAAATTGGTGAAGTCTCTGTTCCTGTTAATGACCTGTTTAATCAGTCCACTTCTGATGGCACAACTGAGAGGTTCGTTGAGTATCCAGTTATAACAGAAAGCGGAAAACCAAAGGGTACTTTAAAATTCTCTTACAAGTTTGGAGAAAAATTTACAGCACCTGAGCAAGAAAGAGATGTATATCATGAGCCTGTCACAGCTTATCCTGCACCAATGCATGGTAATTCATATCCTGGAGTGGCTTATAATGAGCAAAATCCAGGATACGGATATCCTCCAGCTCATCAAGCTGGGTATCCACCAGCCGGATACCCACCGCAAGCTGGTGCACCGGGTTATGGATATCCGCCACAACAACCAGGGTACGGGTATCCACCCGTACAGCCTGCGTACGGATATCCACCAGTGCAACCGCCTAAGAGGAATAACAATTTTGGAGGAATGGGTTTGCTTAACGGTTTGTTGATCGGTGATATGGTTTTGGATGTTGGAGAGATATGCTCATGGTGA